The nucleotide window CGCGGTAGGGGACGGGGCGAGTGATGTCGGAGACGGTCACCGCGGTGGTAAGTTCTGCCGCTGGTTTTCCCTTGCTCCGGATGATCTCCGCCAGCGGCGGGCAACCGATCGGATGCGACAGGGCCTCTTCATAAGCGGCCTTGGGGTCGGAAATGAGCGGAATCCCTTTCATGCCGAGGATGACACAGTGCGGCGGAACGCGGACGTCAAGCCGGTAGCGGCCATAATCAACCGGGATCTCTCTCCAGTCCGTTGTGTCAACCGTCTGCGCGGTTTTATGGATGTCGGATTGCATATCGGTCTCCGGATAATGACGATATAATATTACCCCTGTTTTTCCAGGGCAGTCCTGATCAGGTTTTCTGCCTTCATTACCAATTCCTCCGCGGTAATGTCGCCCGGCTCAAGCGGATCAAGAACGCTGTACGTGACATTTACCCCAAAGGACATCGGATATAATCCCTTTTTCATAAGTTCGTAATTACCGTCAATCACCAGCGGCACGATCACCGCTCTCGGCGCAACTTTCAACAGGGCCTTTATTCCTGCCGGCTTAAACGGTTTCATTTTCCCATCTTTTGTCCGGGTGCCTTCGGGGAAGATACTGGCGGTGTAATTATTATTTTCAATATATCTGCCCAGCTTTTCGATCTCCAGGACAGCTTGCCGCCGTTTATTCCGGTCAATCAATACCGACCCCCCATACCTTAAATTATAAGATACGCTTGGTATGCCCTTGCCCAACTCGATCTTGGAAATAAATTTGGGGTGATAATGGCGGAATCCCCATACGATGGGTGGAATATCCAACATGCTCTGATGGTTGGAAATCAGGATGATGGGCCGTCCCTTTGGTAATTTATCAAAACGCCGGAACGAAATTTTTGTCCCTAAGATGAGCAGGCTTTTGATGAGCAGGATATTCATGATTTCCACTGATTTTTTATGGGCATTATATCCCCAGATATTCCTGCAAATCACTTGAATGGGATGGAATACGACCAGCAGGAGTCCAAAAACTATGAGATATACGGGTGTTAAGAGATATCCAAGAAATTTCGTAATTGCTATTTTCATCTGAACTTTCCTGTCCAAATTGCGGCGATGATTTACTTTACCGGACCAGACTATGCAAGCTTTCTTAAGAAATCAACAAAAATAACATTTGACGAAAGAAGACGACTCCGTAAAAAGTCGTTGTCATCCTTCGACAAGCTCGGGATGAGCGGTAGTATGTTTTATAACTTACCGTAACTACAGTAGCTCCGCTCATGGTGAGCTTGTCGAACCATGAACTGAAAGCTTATTTTTGACTTTTTTCGAGGTCGTCAAAGAAGAAACTCATGGATCATAAAAACCATCCGCCCGCTGCGCTCGCCTGGGGACTCGGCGCAGCCTTCTCCTTTAGGGGTTTCTACCATACGGGATACCCGTCGCGACAAGCTCCGCCGAAAACCACTGCCGTCAGCGGGAGGGGAACGGAGTAAAAAATTCGCGCGGGTTAACTCTAATAAGTAAAACGTCATCCACAACGATAATGGCGGATTCCGAACCGGAATCGCTGATGTTGTTTCCTCAATAATTGTGATATGAAAGGTGGCCGATTGCACCGGAATCACGCGTAAGGTCATTACCAAAGGGTACATGGTTGCAAGGAGGACGAAACATGGTCATGCTGAACGAGACACCGGCAGGCAATGCCGCAGAAATTCCCGTGCTTGAAGCCCGTACCCTCGAAGAGGCGGAGACCCTCCAGCGATTGATGAAGGAACAGCAGCACACCCAAAAGGTGTACAACGAGCCTTGGAGAGGAGGTCATCATGAATAAAGAAAAAGATAATAAACTCGCCTTGTTCGAAGGAAAACGGATCCGAAAAACGCTTCACGAGGACGAATGGTGGTTTGTCGTGGAGGATGTTGTGCTCGCTCTCATCGAATCGCGTGACCCGAAGCAATATATCCAGCGCATGAAGCAGCGCGACCCTGAGTTGGGTAAAGGGTGGGTACAAATTGTACGTACCCTTTCCATCCCTACCGAAGGCGGTCCGCAAAGGCAGAATTGCGCCAATACCGAGGGGATCTTCCGTCTGATCCAATCCATCCCCAGCCCCAAGGCCGAACCGTTCAAGCGCTGGCTGGCGCGGGTAGGCAAGGAGCGGATTGACGAGATCGAGAACCCCGAACTGGCCATGGGTCGGATGCAGGAACTCTACGAGAAGAAAGGCTACCCCAAGGAGTGGATTGACAAGCGGCTGCGGGGGATCGCCGTCCGGCAGGATCTGACCGATGAATGGAAAGACCGAGGCGCTGCGACCCGTCTGGAATTCGCCATCCTGACCAATGAGATCATGCAGGGCACGTTCGGCCTCAAGGTGGATGAGTACAAACAGATCAAAGACCTGGAGCGGGAGAACCTCCGCGATCACATGACCGATATTGAGTTGATCCTGACCATGCTGGGCGAGGCGACCACCACGGAGCTGCACCGGGACCGGGATTCGCAGGGCATGGCGCCGCTGAAAAGGGATGCTCAGGCGGGCGGAGCCGTGGCCGGCAGGACGCGCAAGGACATTGAGGCCCAGACCGGCAAGCCGGTCATCTCAAGCGGGAACTTCAAGAAACTGTCCGCCAGGAAACCGAAAAAGCTGAACGCACCTCCGCCCGATGCATCGAGGCCATATGATACGCGGAAAGGCAAAAAAATGGTTGTGCAAAAACCGTCCAGAGCTTAGTATCATTTTAGCCGAAGAGGAGGTCATACAATGAGTTCGAAAAAACTGGATCCCACCGCAGGTGGGAAAAAACGCGATCCTGATTTCATCAATGCGGGAATTGCATTAAAACGCGCGGCCAGAAAGGCCAGACAGCGGGCCCAGCAGGCAGGCATCGGTGTCATCGTGCTCCAGGATGGCAAGATCATGGAAGAACGACCGGATCACCCCTAAAGACCGACGCAACACTCCCTTAGTATTTGATAATTATATGGGAAGTGTTCCTGGTTTTTTCAGATATGGCTGATAACGGACATCGGGCAGAAGTGCAAGTTAATAAATGGTTAGGATCAAGGCTATGAACAGAATGCAGACTGAAATGCTTGAGGAACACCTCCCTTATCGCCTGACGCACCTTGATGGGCTCTGCTGGGCATGTGAGGTACTCATCTCAGGAGAGAAACCATCGGATGTGAGCATTACCTTTGATGGCGTCACGAAACTTAAGCAAACCGCTGTATTGTTCTTGACTAATTCCTTGGTGGAGGCTGGTCTTCTTTACTGTCGTGTCCTCTTCAACTTCTTGGGCATACGTTTAGAAAGAAATTTGCATAAACTTACAATTATAACGAATCCTGGTTCTGGCGATGATTATAGTATCGTCAAGCTTGGGCTGCCCATCCTGACACTTGACGATCTCCGTTTGGCTCCAACCGGTATACCGGGAGAAGTTGAAGAATCTTGCCGGCTTACTCTATTGGCCACAAACAAAGGTGTAGCACATTTTACAGACTCGATAACTCCGAGGTCTCAAGCGCAAGATGCCCTTTGCTGTGCAAAAACTGTTATGTGGCTAACTGAGGAGTATGTCTATAAAAGGATAGGGCTCGCTGCACCGTTCTACAAGCATTGGACGAAGGCCTGACCAATGCGTCCACCCGATCGCCGAAAAAGTCGGCTCCGAGTGACGCTAATGTTAACAGCAAAATAAAGAAAATGGAGGCAAATAATGGAGACACAAACCATGAATATTATTGCGGTCATTGTTGGTCCGATTATCGCTGTCATCATTACATTGCTGTATCAAAGGCATAAAGAAAAACAGGACACTAAGCATAGGGCCTTTCTCCTCCTAATGGCTCATAGAAAATCCATACCACCAAACTATGCAATGGTTGAAGTGTTGAATACACTGGATGTGATATTTGCGAAAAATAGAAAGGTTATAGATTTATGGCACAAATATTATACCTTGCTTGCTCAGCCTTATTCTCAAGAGAGGGATCATACGTGGCTGGAACTCCTAAGCTCAATTGCGGAAGATTTGCATTATCCCTCGCTGCAGCAAACTGATCTCGATAAATTCTATGTTCCGCAAGGTCATGTAGATCAATACGAATTACAGGGGAAAATACAGAAGGAATTTCTTAGGGTTCTTGAGAATACTTCATCACTTGTCGTAACAAAGAAAGAGGGTGATAAAACATAATAAAAACTCAAGTTCACCAATCACTGCAGCAGACAGCTACGCTGCCGCTGACCTTTGGCCTTATGTCTTCACGACCGAACTCGCAGCTTCCTGAGTACGAATAAAAGTATAATACCCGCAGGAGACAGAAATGGCAGGCAACAATGAACTCGAACGGACCCTTTGGGCGGCGGCGGACAAGATGCGCTCCAACATGGACGCGGCGGAATATAAGCATGTCGTCCTCGGGTTGATTTTTCTCAAATACATCTCTGATGCCTTTAATGACCTGTATCAGAAACTTAAAGAGGGCCAGGGCGAGTCCGAGGGGGCAGATCCCGAAGACGCGGATGAGTACCTGGCACACAACATTTTCTTTGTGTCCGAAAAAGCCCGCTGGCAGTACCTGCAAGACCGCGCCAAACAGCCGGAAATCGGCAGATTGGTTGACGATGCGATGGATGCCATCGAGCGCACCAACCCGCCGCTCAAGGGCGTACTCCCCAAGATTTTCGCCGACCCGGACTTAAACAAGCTGCGCCTGGGCGAGTTGATTGACCTGATCGGCACGATTGGCTTCCGGCAGGATGGGCGCCAGGCCCAGGATCTGCTCGGGCGCGTCTATGAATACTTCCTCGGCCAGTTTGCCGATGCCGAAGGCAAGAAGGGCGGACAGTTCTACACACCCGTCAGCATTGTCAAACTGCTCGTGGAAATGCTCGAACCTTACAACGGGCGCGTCTATGACGGCTGCTGCGGCAGCGGCGGGATGTTCGTGCAGAGCGAAAAGTTCGTGCTGAACCATCAGGGGAACATCAAAGACTTATCCAT belongs to Deltaproteobacteria bacterium and includes:
- a CDS encoding lysophospholipid acyltransferase family protein, translating into MKIAITKFLGYLLTPVYLIVFGLLLVVFHPIQVICRNIWGYNAHKKSVEIMNILLIKSLLILGTKISFRRFDKLPKGRPIILISNHQSMLDIPPIVWGFRHYHPKFISKIELGKGIPSVSYNLRYGGSVLIDRNKRRQAVLEIEKLGRYIENNNYTASIFPEGTRTKDGKMKPFKPAGIKALLKVAPRAVIVPLVIDGNYELMKKGLYPMSFGVNVTYSVLDPLEPGDITAEELVMKAENLIRTALEKQG
- a CDS encoding Bro-N domain-containing protein translates to MNKEKDNKLALFEGKRIRKTLHEDEWWFVVEDVVLALIESRDPKQYIQRMKQRDPELGKGWVQIVRTLSIPTEGGPQRQNCANTEGIFRLIQSIPSPKAEPFKRWLARVGKERIDEIENPELAMGRMQELYEKKGYPKEWIDKRLRGIAVRQDLTDEWKDRGAATRLEFAILTNEIMQGTFGLKVDEYKQIKDLERENLRDHMTDIELILTMLGEATTTELHRDRDSQGMAPLKRDAQAGGAVAGRTRKDIEAQTGKPVISSGNFKKLSARKPKKLNAPPPDASRPYDTRKGKKMVVQKPSRA